A window from Cryptomeria japonica chromosome 1, Sugi_1.0, whole genome shotgun sequence encodes these proteins:
- the LOC131036665 gene encoding F-box/kelch-repeat protein SKIP20 — protein sequence MVLFPNLPDEIAEDCLARVTYKSHHNLKSVSRSWRSLIKSPHFYNHRKAAGAAEQRIFMLQSFPLQSQKSSHQQKTTPVYGIAVYDPVQGEWQRVPSIPELGDSVPLFSRCVSVKGKFILIGGWHPSNWQPINSVFIYDVLSGEWTRGADIPTLRCFFGCCVSPDGIIYVAGGHDQDKNALRSVEAYTVEKDEWESLPTMSKGRDECEAVFTEGQMVVISGFETESQWRFERSAEVFNPQTRAWKVVENMWRGDECPRTSVVAARGQLYFFSVQGVMRYNSTENSWAQMVNMPEDVSVSPCATACCDKIFVSGGDSGCYMFEPQHGKWGSIERPQGFRGFVQCAAIVEF from the coding sequence ATGGTGCTTTTCCCTAATCTTCCCGATGAAATTGCTGAGGACTGCTTAGCGCGGGTAACATACAAATCGCACCATAATCTCAAAAGCGTGTCCAGAAGCTGGAGATCTCTTATTAAGAGCCCCCACTTTTACAACCACAGAAAAGCAGCAGGAGCGGCCGAGCAGCGCATCTTTATGCTCCAATCCTTTCCTCTCCAATCGCAAAAATCATCTCACCAGCAGAAGACTACACCCGTTTACGGAATCGCAGTGTACGACCCAGTGCAGGGAGAGTGGCAGAGAGTCCCGTCCATTCCCGAATTGGGCGATTCAGTTCCGCTCTTCAGTCGGTGCGTTTCAGTTAAAGGGAAATTCATATTGATAGGTGGTTGGCATCCATCAAACTGGCAGCCCATCAACAGCGTTTTCATTTACGACGTATTGTCTGGCGAATGGACCCGCGGAGCCGACATCCCAACTCTGCGGTGCTTCTTCGGCTGCTGCGTTTCCCCGGACGGAATTATATACGTTGCCGGAGGGCACGACCAAGATAAGAACGCTTTGAGGAGTGTGGAGGCCTACACCGTGGAGAAAGATGAGTGGGAAAGTTTACCCACGATGAGCAAAGGACGGGACGAGTGTGAGGCGGTTTTCACAGAGGGGCAAATGGTGGTCATAAGCGGGTTCGAGACAGAGTCACAATGGCGGTTTGAGAGGAGTGCCGAAGTGTTTAATCCCCAAACGCGCGCTTGGAAAGTGGTGGAAAATATGTGGAGAGGCGACGAGTGCCCGCGCACATCTGTAGTTGCTGCCCGCGGTCAGCTCTATTTCTTCTCTGTGCAAGGAGTCATGCGGTACAATTCTACAGAGAACTCGTGGGCTCAAATGGTTAACATGCCAGAGGATGTAAGTGTTTCGCCCTGCGCTACAGCTTGTTGTGATAAGATATTTGTGAGTGGCGGCGATAGCGGTTGCTATATGTTTGAGCCCCAACATGGGAAATGGGGTTCAATAGAAAGGCCGCAAGGGTTTCGAGGATTTGTGCAGTGCGCGGCCATAGTGGAGTTTTAG